The sequence TGCTCCGGTTCGCCCCCGGGTTCGCGGGCCGGCGGGTCGACCCCGCGGAGGTCCTGGCGGTCCGGGCGACGGTCCGGCACGACGTGGGTCTCTGGGCCACGGGCTACAACCCCTGGCAGGACGATCCGGCCGAGGGGGGCGGCACGATGGTGACGATGGGCATCCACGGCGTGGAGCTGCTCGTCGCCCTGCTCGGCCCCGACGTGCGGCTCGTCGGCGCGGCGGGGGCGACCCGCCACTACGGCTCGCTCCGCTCGGAGGACACCGGCGTCATGGCGCTGCAGTGGGGGAACGGCGTCCCCGGCACCGTCGAGATCCTCGGGGTCACCGAGGAGGAGTCCTACACGGTGACCGTCCACACCCGCGACGCCACCGAGACGATCGTGATCCAGGGCGGGGACGACGTGCTGCGGGGCCTCGGCTACGAGGGCACGATCGAGGCGTTCCTCGCCATGGTCGGGGGAGCGCCCAGCCCCGTCCCGTGGGAGCAGACCCGCGCCATCCTCGACGTGCTGATCTCGGCGCGCGAGGCCGTCCCGCCGAGCTGACGCCGCGCCGCTCCCATTGACATCCGGAGCCTGCCGAAGTTACGGTCTGGACCGTAAATGAGAACAAGGAGGCCGGATGCGCACGCTGGCGGAACTGGACGAGCGGCTGTCACGACCGCGTGACGGGCTCGCCGACGATCTGGGCAAGCTCGACGGCGACATCATGATCCTCGGAGCCGGCGGCAAGCTGGGGCCGAGCCTGGTGCGCCTGGCGCTGCGCGGTGTGCGGGCGTCGGGGGTGCCCCGGCGGGTGATCGCGGTGTCGCGGTTCTCCGAGCCCGGGCTGGCGCAGTCGCTCCAGGAGAGCGGCGCCACGGTGGTGGCGGCCGACGTCGCCGACGAGGAGGCGCTGCGCGGCCTGCCCGACGCCGCGAACGTGGTCTTCCTGGTCGGCGCCAAGTTCGGCACCGCCGGGCGCGAGCACGCGACCTGGTTCACCAACACCTACCTGCCGGGCCGGGTGGCAGACCGGTTCCGCGGCAGCAGGATCGCGGCGCTGTCCACGGGCAACGTCTACCCCCTGGTGCCGGTCACGAGCGGTGGCAGCACCGAGGACGGCCCCACCGGCCCGGTGGGCGACTACGCGATGAGCTGCCTGGGCAGGGAGCGGGTGCTCACGCACTTCGCGGCGGAGTACGGCACGCCGCTGTCGCTGATCCGGCTCAACT comes from Streptosporangium roseum DSM 43021 and encodes:
- a CDS encoding Gfo/Idh/MocA family protein; this encodes MRIAFAGLATSHPFTDARTVARRAELVVWEEDAGRLARFAEEHPAATVVPSLKELLATEPDGVVLTVPTPRTVEALGPVLETGAPCFVNKPAAATRAGLRELDALIGPVAGRVMSGSVLRFAPGFAGRRVDPAEVLAVRATVRHDVGLWATGYNPWQDDPAEGGGTMVTMGIHGVELLVALLGPDVRLVGAAGATRHYGSLRSEDTGVMALQWGNGVPGTVEILGVTEEESYTVTVHTRDATETIVIQGGDDVLRGLGYEGTIEAFLAMVGGAPSPVPWEQTRAILDVLISAREAVPPS
- a CDS encoding NAD-dependent epimerase/dehydratase family protein, with translation MRTLAELDERLSRPRDGLADDLGKLDGDIMILGAGGKLGPSLVRLALRGVRASGVPRRVIAVSRFSEPGLAQSLQESGATVVAADVADEEALRGLPDAANVVFLVGAKFGTAGREHATWFTNTYLPGRVADRFRGSRIAALSTGNVYPLVPVTSGGSTEDGPTGPVGDYAMSCLGRERVLTHFAAEYGTPLSLIRLNYAVEMRYGVLVDLAQRILADQPIDLATGQVNVVWQGYANEVTLRSLPLAGAEPYVLNVTGPELVSVRQAAEALGEALGRRPVFTGEEAPTALLSNAARCHGLFGYPDLTLTELIGHTARWVADGGPLLGKPTKFERRDGKF